The genomic region GCGCGCGATCACGGGATGTCGACTCGAAGTCGCAGGCGGCGGTGGCGAAGTCCCGGAACGCCATGCGCGGCCCAACGGCGCGGGTGACCGTGGCCGTTGGCGTGCACGCCGCCGGGGGTCCACGCCCTGGTTGCGGTCCCTGGGCCGCAGGTCTGGCGGCCAGCACTGTGCGTCCAATGCCCCCAACGTGGGACGGTCGGAGCCCGCCCCCAAGCGGGCGCTACTCGGGCGTGGATAGCCCGAAACTTGACTCCACCACCAGGCTGCCGACATGAAACCGCTGGTCAGCCCCGTTCCCATCCTTTGGTACTCCCGCCGGGGGCACCACGATGATCAAGCATTTCCGCAGGTCAGCCCCGTTCCCCTAATGGGGCTGACATCGTGAGGAAACGCAAACCTGCATGTCAGCCCCGTTCCCCTTGGTCTCCTACCGGGGCTCCACTCACTGAAACAAGAGTGTCTACCGGGGCTACTGATCAACAGAGCGCTACAGCCGCGAGGTCAGCCATCAACAACGCGAGCACGCGCTTCATGCACCGCAATGCGCGTGAGATTGTGAACGTCCCGTAGTCCTCTGACAGCTGTCGCAAGATCGACGGACGCGTCGCGATGACCGCTCAAACCGCACTTCTCGGCATACGTTCTCGCATCGAAACGCCAAGATCTCGACCTGGGCGCCACGGAAAGCATCTGTCGGCAATGGTGAACCCGGCGGGAGTCGACCCTACGAGCAGCGGATCGGGCGTTCGGAGACTCCGAACACCTCCACCTGAGCCGAGGCCGCTGCCCGGCTCAATACCGGACTTGACCGGAACCGTGTCCTTCCATCGCGCGATTGAGCTGGTCGAGGACAAACGCAGAAGGAAGGCGTTCCTGTTCGAGGCGCAGGTAGGTGCCGTGCGCTGTTAGTAGTTCGGCCAGAGCGGCGGCTTCGAAGGCGATGAGGTTCGGCTCCGGCGTGTCGACTCGTGTCCCGTCTTCAACGGCAAGAGCCTTGTACTCCTCAAGAGTGGTCTGGTCCATCAGGACGGAGGCGAGATGCGGCATCCGGGCACGAGCACGTGACAGCAACGTGAAGCCGGCACGGTCGAGATCTCCCCAGTACACATGGCGCGCACCGTCCAGCCAGCTGATCTCGTCCAGGACGTTGAGGTGGTTGCCGAGCGAGTGAACGACGACGGTCCTGGGCCGGTCGGGAACCAGGTAAGCGGACTCCTTGTTCTCGACGATCAAGACTGTCTCCGGGTGGACGGGCAGTGCGTCGATCTCCGGCAGAGGAGCACTCAGGTGCCGCAGGCCGCCTACCAGTGCGCGATCGACGGGGTCTGCCAGGATCACGTCGACATGGACAGGCAGCGCCTTCAGTCCGAGTGGGTCCAGGTTGTCCTGCCCAAGCTCCTCATCGTTCTGGTCGATGTCGCCGCCCAGATCGGGGATGCTGAGGCAGGCCAGGACGAGCCGGCGGTGGCGGGAGAGCCACTTGGTGTGCATACCCGGTACTGGAACCTGTCGGATCGTCAGCCCGGAACGCGGGTTTTCGGTGAACCACGTCGTGGCACCGAGCAGGATCTCGAAGTCGGCATCGTCCAGCTCGACGATCTGCTGCAGATGCGGGCGCAGCCGCTCCTCGGCCGCTCCACCGGGGAGTTTTTGAAGCCTCGCCCATCTGGCGTTCGCCCGCAGCCAGTGGTCGGCGAGGTCTTGGTCGAGGGAAACGAGGTCGTCGATCGTGGGAAGGTCGAGGTGGGTGAACACCTCCTGGGTGCCCACGACTGTGCGGCGGCTGCCGCCACGTAGCCGAGCCGTGGGGTGCGCTGCCGACCAGGTCCGCCATTCCCGCATCCAACGGCTGACCGTGTCGGAGTCCCGGGCGATCATCTGCGCCGATGGTGCCGCAAGGGCGAATAAAAAGGCGGTGTCGGCGCCGAGCAGGAGCCTGTCACGCCAAATATTGCGGTAGCGCGCACGTATCTTGTCCAGCACATGGTCGGGTTCGTGCATCAGGGATCTTCCTCCAGGCTTAGCGCCTCCTTCATCGTCATGGGGTAGATCCGCACCCGCGTGAGATCGTCAACGTCCACATTGATGTAGGCGACGGATGCCACGTAGTCCTCGAAGGCAGTCGCCTTCTCGCGGGGTGCGCCCACGATCAGTTGGAAGCCGAGGGCCTGCAGGGCTGACAGGGACCTGCCGGTGTAGTCGCTGTCGGCCTTCACGAATCCTTCGTCGAGGATGACCGATGCGTAGCTAGGCGGCCCTTCGTGACCTTCGCCGAGGCGGAACCGCAGGGCTGCGCCGAGGATGAAGGCGATCAGCTCTTGCCCTTCGCC from Lentzea guizhouensis harbors:
- a CDS encoding Wadjet anti-phage system protein JetD domain-containing protein, with the protein product MHEPDHVLDKIRARYRNIWRDRLLLGADTAFLFALAAPSAQMIARDSDTVSRWMREWRTWSAAHPTARLRGGSRRTVVGTQEVFTHLDLPTIDDLVSLDQDLADHWLRANARWARLQKLPGGAAEERLRPHLQQIVELDDADFEILLGATTWFTENPRSGLTIRQVPVPGMHTKWLSRHRRLVLACLSIPDLGGDIDQNDEELGQDNLDPLGLKALPVHVDVILADPVDRALVGGLRHLSAPLPEIDALPVHPETVLIVENKESAYLVPDRPRTVVVHSLGNHLNVLDEISWLDGARHVYWGDLDRAGFTLLSRARARMPHLASVLMDQTTLEEYKALAVEDGTRVDTPEPNLIAFEAAALAELLTAHGTYLRLEQERLPSAFVLDQLNRAMEGHGSGQVRY